A DNA window from Microcystis aeruginosa NIES-843 contains the following coding sequences:
- the fabG gene encoding 3-oxoacyl-[acyl-carrier-protein] reductase, with the protein MQKIMKLLPAECQHLQDKVAIVTGASRGIGKAIALELASQGATVVVNYAKSSSAADAVVEEITAAGGKAIALQADVAKSEEVDNLVDSTKEKFGHIDVLVNNAGITRDTLMLRMKLEDWQAVIDLNLTGVFLCTRAVSKLMLKQKSGRIINITSVSGLMGNPGQSNYSAAKAGVIGLTKTLAKEFASRGITVNAVAPGFIETDMTHDLKADEILKYIPLSRYGKPEEVAGMVRFLAADPAAIYISGQVFNVDGGMVMA; encoded by the coding sequence ATGCAGAAAATTATGAAACTATTACCCGCAGAATGCCAGCATTTACAAGACAAAGTAGCCATAGTAACTGGGGCCTCGCGAGGGATCGGTAAAGCGATCGCCTTGGAATTAGCCAGCCAGGGTGCTACTGTAGTGGTGAACTATGCTAAATCTAGCAGTGCTGCCGATGCCGTTGTCGAAGAAATTACCGCGGCCGGGGGAAAGGCAATAGCTCTACAAGCAGATGTGGCTAAAAGCGAAGAAGTGGATAATTTAGTGGACAGTACCAAGGAAAAATTCGGTCATATTGATGTCTTAGTTAATAATGCCGGTATTACCCGGGATACCCTGATGTTAAGAATGAAATTAGAAGACTGGCAAGCGGTCATCGATCTCAATTTAACCGGAGTTTTTCTCTGCACTCGCGCCGTCAGTAAATTGATGTTAAAACAGAAAAGCGGCCGCATAATTAACATCACTTCTGTATCCGGTTTGATGGGTAATCCGGGTCAATCTAATTACAGCGCCGCTAAAGCTGGTGTTATCGGTTTAACGAAAACTTTAGCCAAAGAATTTGCCAGTCGAGGCATCACTGTTAATGCCGTGGCCCCCGGCTTTATTGAAACCGATATGACTCATGACCTCAAAGCAGATGAAATTCTCAAATATATCCCCCTCTCCCGTTACGGAAAACCGGAAGAAGTCGCCGGAATGGTGCGTTTTTTAGCCGCCGATCCCGCCGCTATTTATATCAGTGGTCAAGTCTTTAACGTCGATGGTGGCATGGTTATGGCTTAA
- a CDS encoding lysophospholipid acyltransferase family protein encodes MQIFSSFVSSTATFAELSLQAAKAPVDTLTGWSLEDRDPQVIEKFVPLLDWFYHHYFRVKTDGWENIPPSGQVLFIGSHNGGLAAPDMFMMMYDWFQRFGSDRLVYGLMDSRVWQVFPSQAHLVAQMGAIHAHPKMAIAALNSGASVLIYPGGATDVFRPHSLRNKIYFAGNQAFVKLALQYEVPIIPAISHGAHSTLFVLDDIYPQLKELHKQGMPWPFGIDPGTCPIYFGLPWGLAIGPLPNIPLPVPIQTRVCPPIIFERYGKKAARDRRYVRECYEKVCYLMQQQLDQLVAANSP; translated from the coding sequence ATGCAGATTTTTAGCTCTTTTGTCTCATCTACGGCGACTTTTGCCGAATTATCCCTACAAGCAGCCAAGGCCCCTGTTGATACCCTCACCGGTTGGTCATTAGAGGATCGCGATCCGCAAGTGATCGAAAAATTTGTCCCCCTTCTGGATTGGTTTTATCACCATTATTTTCGCGTCAAAACCGATGGTTGGGAAAATATTCCCCCCTCAGGACAAGTATTATTCATCGGCTCCCATAACGGCGGTTTAGCGGCTCCCGATATGTTTATGATGATGTATGATTGGTTTCAACGCTTTGGCAGCGATCGCTTAGTCTATGGTTTGATGGATTCGCGAGTCTGGCAAGTTTTTCCATCCCAAGCGCATCTAGTGGCCCAAATGGGGGCCATTCATGCTCATCCGAAAATGGCGATCGCTGCTTTAAATAGTGGCGCTAGTGTCCTCATTTATCCGGGAGGTGCTACCGATGTTTTCCGTCCCCACAGTTTAAGAAATAAAATTTATTTTGCCGGTAATCAAGCTTTTGTTAAACTAGCTTTACAGTACGAAGTGCCGATTATTCCCGCCATTTCCCACGGCGCTCACTCGACTCTGTTTGTCCTCGACGATATTTATCCTCAATTAAAAGAATTGCATAAACAGGGTATGCCTTGGCCTTTCGGTATTGACCCCGGTACCTGTCCCATCTATTTCGGTTTACCCTGGGGACTAGCTATCGGTCCCTTGCCGAATATTCCCTTACCCGTACCGATACAGACGCGGGTTTGTCCCCCAATTATTTTTGAACGTTACGGCAAAAAAGCAGCCCGGGACCGCCGTTATGTACGCGAATGTTATGAGAAAGTCTGTTATTTGATGCAGCAGCAACTCGATCAATTAGTGGCAGCCAATTCTCCCTGA
- a CDS encoding DUF29 domain-containing protein codes for MKTLNQNSWQVEGGETLPLLYEIDQHLWLEETIKILKENRLDELDVIHLIEELESLSKRDKNRVSSLLEQVIRHLLLLQYWTTEAEIKGNHWRAEIISFRTQLRKCLTTNLQNYLAEELPIIYQDAFDYVQQKTGFSGDFPSECPYSLEQLLDKNWFNCED; via the coding sequence ATGAAAACTTTAAATCAGAATTCCTGGCAAGTAGAGGGAGGAGAAACCCTGCCCCTACTTTACGAAATTGATCAACATCTTTGGTTAGAGGAAACAATAAAAATCCTCAAGGAAAATCGCTTAGATGAATTAGATGTAATCCATTTAATTGAGGAATTAGAAAGCTTGAGTAAAAGAGATAAAAACCGAGTCAGTAGCTTACTTGAACAAGTGATCAGGCATTTATTACTTTTACAATATTGGACAACAGAAGCAGAAATAAAAGGGAATCATTGGCGAGCGGAAATTATCAGTTTTCGCACGCAATTAAGAAAATGTTTAACGACGAATTTACAGAATTATTTGGCTGAGGAATTACCGATAATCTATCAGGATGCTTTCGATTATGTTCAACAAAAAACTGGTTTTTCTGGCGATTTTCCCTCAGAATGTCCTTACAGTTTAGAGCAACTATTAGATAAAAATTGGTTCAACTGTGAAGATTAG
- a CDS encoding PIN domain-containing protein: MLIKRDLKVYQKIEDVKAQRKSIFISCITYFEIKRGLLAVAAPKQRERFNKLSQDYQIILLDDLAILEKAAEIHADLRLRGLPIQTEDILIAATAIVKSLIVVSNDGDLLRVEGLSLENWVEL, translated from the coding sequence ATACTAATTAAGCGTGATCTTAAAGTTTATCAAAAAATTGAAGATGTCAAAGCTCAAAGAAAAAGTATCTTTATCAGTTGCATTACTTATTTTGAAATTAAGAGGGGATTGTTGGCAGTTGCTGCACCTAAACAAAGAGAAAGATTTAACAAACTTTCTCAGGATTATCAAATTATTTTATTAGATGATTTAGCTATTTTAGAAAAAGCAGCCGAAATTCATGCTGATCTTAGATTAAGAGGATTACCCATACAAACAGAAGATATTTTAATTGCTGCTACTGCTATAGTTAAAAGTTTAATTGTTGTTTCTAATGACGGTGATTTATTGAGGGTTGAAGGATTAAGTTTAGAGAATTGGGTAGAGTTATAA
- a CDS encoding class I SAM-dependent methyltransferase — translation MIKDKNQQTYRDPSIVGYYAQLTALQPAEKTILTLLQEHLSTMKMLDLGVGAGRTTKYFAPLVGEYIGVDYSTEMIAACRQKFPHLVWQVADARNLEQFADNYFDFILFSFNGIDYISPADRFLVLEEISRIGKAGGYFCFSSHNLQGIIPEFDWKKKISFNPFSSYVNLVIWAILRACNPSLSYEQLLTADYAIIRDEPHNFRLRNYYATPKEQLRQLRSYFQDIKIYSWKTGQEINSEQELNTNLDHWLYYLCVIP, via the coding sequence ATGATTAAGGACAAAAATCAGCAAACCTATAGAGACCCTAGTATTGTCGGTTATTATGCCCAATTAACCGCACTACAGCCAGCAGAAAAGACAATTTTAACCCTGCTGCAAGAGCATTTATCAACGATGAAAATGCTTGATTTAGGGGTAGGTGCGGGACGGACTACGAAGTATTTTGCCCCTCTTGTGGGAGAATATATCGGTGTTGATTATTCTACGGAAATGATCGCCGCTTGTCGTCAAAAATTCCCCCATTTAGTCTGGCAAGTGGCCGATGCTAGAAATCTAGAACAATTTGCGGATAATTATTTTGATTTTATTCTCTTTAGTTTTAATGGCATTGATTATATTTCCCCTGCTGACCGTTTCCTAGTTTTAGAGGAAATTAGCCGCATCGGTAAAGCGGGTGGTTATTTTTGCTTTTCTAGTCATAATCTTCAGGGAATTATCCCAGAATTCGATTGGAAAAAAAAGATTAGTTTCAATCCTTTTAGTAGCTATGTCAATTTAGTCATCTGGGCGATTTTGCGTGCCTGTAATCCCTCTCTTAGCTACGAACAGTTATTGACTGCTGACTATGCAATTATTCGGGATGAACCCCATAATTTTCGTCTCCGAAATTATTACGCCACTCCCAAAGAACAATTAAGACAGTTAAGGTCTTACTTTCAAGATATTAAAATTTATTCTTGGAAAACCGGTCAGGAAATTAACAGCGAACAAGAGTTAAATACTAATCTTGATCATTGGCTTTATTATCTCTGTGTTATTCCCTAA
- the uvrA gene encoding excinuclease ABC subunit UvrA yields the protein MAQTDSIRIRGARQHNLKNVDLELPRNQLIVFTGVSGSGKSSLAFDTIFAEGQRRYVESLSAYARQFLGQLDKPDVDAIEGLSPAISIDQKSTSHNPRSSVGTVTEIYDYLRLLFGRAGEPHCPHCDRNIAPQTIDQMCDRVMELAEKTRFQILAPVIRGKKGTHKQLISSLASQGFARVRIDGKVVELSEGIELDKKHLHDLEIVIDRLIKKEGLQERLVDSLTTCLKHSDGVAIVEILDENNEDNPEVTKEIVFSEKFACPEHGAVMEELSPRLFSFNSPYGACPNCHGLGSLRKFSADLVIPDPKQPVYSAIAPWSDKDNSYYLSLLYGLGQALGFEIQTPWQKLTKTQQDIILYGSKEPIYFEDDYRYDTGRGYYREFAGVINILDRNYQETTSEVIKQRLEKYIVNQTCEVCHGKRLKPEALSVRLGQYTITDFTGVTIRDCLQRINDCHLTPRQALIGELALKEIKARLQFLIDVGLDYLTLDRPAMTLSGGESQRIRLATQIGSGLTGVLYVLDEPSIGLHQRDNSKLLETLQRLRDLGNTLIVVEHDEETIRAADYVVDIGPKAGIHGGEIICQGSFKTLLKSKKSITGAYLSGRKVIETPPQRREGNGNALVLKNCHQNNLRNIDVTIPLGKLVSITGVSGSGKSTLINELLYPALQHHLTRLTPFPKELEKVEGLDAVDKVIVIDQSPIGRTPRSNPATYTGVFDIIREIFTETIEAKARGYKAGQFSFNVKGGRCEACLGQGVNVIEMNFLPDVYVQCDVCKGARYNRETLQVKYKGYSIADVLDMTIEEALKVFENVPRATTRLQTLVDVGLGYCKLGQSAPTLSGGEAQRVKLAAELSRRATGKTLYLIDEPTTGLSFYDVHHLLDVLQRLVDKGNSIIVIEHNLDVIRCSDWIIDLGPEGGDKGGELIAVGTPETVAKCEQSYTGHYLAQALLQYPPKKQDNIRE from the coding sequence ATGGCTCAAACTGACTCGATCCGTATCCGTGGCGCCCGACAACACAATCTCAAAAATGTTGATCTCGAATTACCCCGCAATCAGTTGATTGTTTTTACGGGAGTTTCGGGATCGGGCAAATCTTCCCTCGCTTTCGACACTATTTTTGCGGAGGGACAGCGCCGCTATGTGGAGTCCCTCAGCGCCTACGCGCGCCAATTTTTGGGACAATTAGATAAACCCGATGTGGATGCGATCGAGGGTTTAAGTCCGGCTATTTCCATCGACCAAAAATCCACTTCCCACAATCCCCGCTCTAGTGTGGGAACTGTAACGGAAATTTACGATTACTTGCGTTTATTGTTCGGTCGTGCCGGTGAACCCCATTGTCCCCATTGCGATCGCAATATTGCCCCCCAAACCATCGATCAAATGTGCGATCGAGTGATGGAATTGGCCGAGAAAACCCGTTTTCAAATCTTAGCCCCAGTAATTCGCGGCAAAAAAGGCACTCATAAGCAATTAATCTCTAGTTTGGCCTCCCAAGGCTTTGCCCGGGTGCGGATTGACGGCAAGGTAGTAGAATTATCCGAGGGCATCGAGTTAGATAAAAAACATCTTCATGATCTTGAAATTGTTATTGATCGCCTGATCAAAAAAGAGGGTTTACAGGAAAGATTAGTAGATTCTTTAACCACTTGTTTAAAGCATTCCGATGGTGTAGCGATTGTGGAAATTCTCGATGAGAATAACGAAGATAATCCCGAAGTTACCAAAGAAATTGTCTTTTCCGAGAAATTTGCCTGTCCCGAACACGGGGCAGTTATGGAGGAATTATCCCCCCGTTTATTCTCTTTTAATTCTCCCTATGGTGCTTGTCCCAACTGTCACGGATTGGGCAGTTTACGGAAATTTTCGGCAGATTTAGTCATTCCAGACCCGAAACAACCGGTTTATTCTGCTATTGCCCCCTGGTCAGATAAGGATAACTCCTACTATCTTTCTCTCCTCTACGGTTTAGGGCAAGCTTTAGGTTTTGAAATTCAAACCCCTTGGCAGAAACTAACAAAAACCCAGCAAGATATCATTCTCTATGGGAGTAAAGAACCGATCTATTTTGAAGATGATTACCGTTATGATACTGGTCGCGGTTACTATCGAGAATTTGCGGGAGTTATCAATATCTTAGATAGGAATTATCAAGAAACCACCTCGGAAGTTATTAAACAAAGACTAGAGAAATATATTGTTAACCAAACCTGCGAAGTTTGTCACGGAAAAAGATTAAAACCGGAAGCTTTATCGGTACGTTTAGGACAATATACAATCACGGATTTTACCGGAGTTACCATTCGGGATTGTTTGCAGAGAATTAATGATTGTCATTTAACCCCAAGACAAGCATTAATTGGGGAATTAGCCCTCAAAGAAATCAAAGCGAGACTACAATTTTTAATCGATGTGGGATTAGATTATCTTACCCTCGATCGACCGGCGATGACTTTATCCGGGGGAGAATCCCAACGAATTCGATTAGCCACTCAAATCGGTTCGGGATTAACAGGAGTATTATACGTTCTCGATGAACCTAGCATCGGATTACACCAAAGAGATAATAGTAAACTGTTAGAAACCCTGCAAAGATTGCGAGATTTAGGTAATACTTTAATTGTCGTCGAACACGATGAAGAAACGATTCGGGCAGCCGATTATGTGGTCGATATCGGTCCAAAAGCGGGGATTCATGGCGGAGAAATCATCTGTCAAGGCAGTTTTAAAACCCTTTTAAAGTCCAAAAAATCGATAACAGGGGCATATTTATCGGGACGCAAAGTTATTGAAACTCCTCCCCAAAGAAGGGAAGGGAATGGTAATGCTTTAGTTTTAAAAAATTGCCATCAAAATAACCTAAGAAATATTGATGTAACGATTCCTTTAGGAAAATTAGTCTCGATTACGGGGGTATCTGGTTCAGGCAAATCCACCTTAATTAATGAGTTATTATATCCAGCTTTACAACATCATTTAACCCGTTTAACTCCCTTCCCCAAAGAATTAGAGAAAGTGGAAGGATTGGACGCGGTTGATAAAGTAATTGTCATCGACCAATCACCGATAGGACGCACTCCTCGGTCAAATCCTGCCACCTATACGGGGGTTTTTGACATTATTCGCGAGATTTTCACCGAAACCATCGAAGCAAAAGCTAGAGGTTACAAAGCGGGGCAGTTTTCTTTTAATGTTAAAGGAGGACGCTGTGAAGCTTGCCTAGGCCAAGGAGTAAACGTCATCGAGATGAATTTTCTCCCCGATGTCTATGTGCAGTGTGATGTGTGTAAAGGGGCGCGTTACAATCGGGAAACCCTACAGGTTAAGTATAAAGGGTATTCGATCGCCGATGTCTTAGATATGACGATCGAGGAAGCATTAAAGGTCTTTGAAAATGTCCCCCGGGCCACCACCAGATTACAAACTCTCGTGGATGTGGGTTTAGGATACTGTAAACTCGGTCAAAGCGCGCCCACTTTATCCGGTGGGGAAGCGCAAAGGGTGAAATTAGCGGCCGAATTATCCCGACGGGCCACGGGAAAAACCCTATATTTGATCGATGAACCGACTACGGGATTATCTTTTTATGATGTGCATCATCTCTTAGATGTGTTACAAAGATTGGTCGATAAAGGTAATTCGATTATCGTCATCGAACATAATCTCGACGTGATTCGCTGTAGCGATTGGATTATTGATTTGGGACCGGAAGGAGGGGACAAGGGAGGAGAATTAATCGCGGTGGGAACACCGGAAACCGTGGCTAAATGTGAACAATCCTACACCGGTCATTATCTTGCCCAAGCATTACTTCAATATCCCCCAAAAAAGCAGGATAATATTAGGGAATAA